One Persicobacter psychrovividus DNA window includes the following coding sequences:
- a CDS encoding ABC transporter permease — protein MNTSFFIASRYFKSKKKNSFISMISMFSMFEVAVVTMALVIVLSVYNGMSEMIKDLYNTFDPELKVVPAHGKSFELDSLTMQQIHALQGVSVVTEVIEDNAFVRYRNAQVVVTMKGVSDNYVDQHRLDSMVVEGSFKLQDGHKNYAVIGRGVRNVLSLSLKNDFYPLQFFYPKRGKVNSIDPTKLTNRLIIAPAGVFAIERKFDYNYVFVPLNFAANLLEYGKRRTALEIQVVPKRAVPDVEQALKKLLGKDFIVQNQDEQHAEMIRVLKLEKFFVFLAFAFIIAVASFTILFTLSMLAIEKKKDIAVLYTLGATRDEIKKIFLFEGMLIAVTGAVIGLVLGYGILYMQETYGLIKMGMQTAIFDAYPVKIIWSDFFMVASSLIGITVLASYRPAVMATKYDDNRLLQ, from the coding sequence ATGAACACCTCCTTTTTTATTGCAAGCCGATACTTCAAATCCAAGAAGAAAAACAGCTTCATCAGTATGATTTCCATGTTCTCCATGTTCGAGGTTGCGGTGGTAACGATGGCACTGGTTATCGTGCTGTCGGTTTACAATGGCATGTCAGAGATGATCAAAGATCTCTATAATACTTTTGATCCTGAATTGAAGGTGGTGCCTGCACACGGAAAATCTTTTGAGCTGGATTCCCTGACCATGCAGCAAATTCATGCGCTTCAGGGGGTGTCGGTTGTTACAGAGGTGATCGAGGATAATGCGTTTGTCCGTTATCGGAATGCGCAGGTGGTGGTAACGATGAAGGGTGTGAGTGATAATTATGTCGATCAGCACCGACTGGATTCTATGGTCGTTGAGGGGAGTTTCAAGCTGCAGGACGGTCATAAAAATTATGCTGTTATTGGTCGGGGGGTACGTAACGTCCTTTCGTTATCGCTGAAGAATGACTTCTACCCTTTGCAGTTTTTCTATCCTAAACGTGGGAAAGTCAATTCCATTGATCCTACAAAATTGACCAACCGACTCATTATTGCCCCTGCGGGAGTGTTTGCGATTGAGCGGAAGTTCGATTACAACTATGTGTTCGTTCCACTGAATTTTGCCGCCAACTTGCTCGAATACGGTAAACGACGAACGGCTCTGGAGATTCAGGTGGTTCCTAAAAGGGCAGTGCCCGATGTAGAACAAGCATTGAAGAAACTTTTGGGGAAAGATTTTATTGTACAAAATCAGGATGAGCAACATGCCGAAATGATCCGTGTGCTGAAGCTGGAGAAGTTCTTTGTGTTTCTGGCTTTCGCCTTCATTATTGCGGTGGCCTCTTTCACCATTCTTTTTACCCTTTCCATGTTGGCCATAGAAAAGAAAAAAGATATTGCCGTTTTATACACCCTCGGTGCTACGCGCGATGAGATCAAGAAGATATTTCTGTTTGAAGGGATGCTGATTGCCGTTACGGGAGCCGTGATAGGTCTTGTACTTGGATATGGGATTCTTTATATGCAAGAAACTTACGGACTTATAAAAATGGGGATGCAAACGGCGATTTTCGATGCTTACCCTGTAAAAATCATCTGGTCAGACTTTTTCATGGTTGCCTCTTCCCTGATCGGAATTACCGTACTGGCCTCCTATCGCCCTGCGGTGATGGCGACCAAATATGACGATAACCGACTGTTACAATAA
- a CDS encoding DUF6427 family protein: MPFLLGGHSLTHDELQWFVIGDQMSQGKLLYGEIFSHIGPFSAGVYWFFSSLTGKSVFLPRLFAILLTLFQATFFNNILNRFKIYDEHNYLPAFIYIFGGLAFFDLGVLSPQLMGMTFILLMLHLCIEHVTSRQRNDEIVIRMGITMGIACLFWPIYFFLTFGIFLMMVMFSSTIVRRYAVIMYGLLLPIGIVAVYYYWHDAGENFFHFFVAANLRDLTPHLSNFLEWFKLLPFFGVLAALSLLGQFRALTHWHFNNRQTLVTIMITSLLVVSTIVTFLYSPKQPYIFLILIPWLSFYVPFFLLKVNKKWFAELIMFTFVVSSILIHFGIPKGILPDLERESVDYVLKADTQNVYSGKTVWVMGNDMTPYLGATAVMPYVRWKDLEYDLNKPTVMAQQRLLLGFGQQPPQVIIDQKNAMPKLLAQLPYLRNQYHATANQIWIKN, encoded by the coding sequence ATGCCCTTTCTTTTAGGCGGACACAGCCTGACGCACGATGAACTCCAATGGTTTGTAATTGGTGATCAGATGAGTCAGGGCAAATTACTTTATGGTGAAATTTTCAGCCATATCGGTCCTTTTTCTGCAGGAGTATATTGGTTCTTCAGTTCCCTTACAGGTAAAAGTGTCTTTTTACCTCGGCTGTTTGCCATCTTACTGACTTTGTTTCAGGCCACCTTTTTCAATAACATCCTCAATCGGTTTAAAATCTACGATGAGCATAATTACCTGCCAGCTTTTATCTACATTTTCGGTGGGCTTGCCTTCTTCGATCTTGGGGTGCTTTCCCCTCAACTGATGGGGATGACCTTCATCCTGCTGATGCTCCATTTGTGTATTGAGCACGTAACCTCCAGGCAACGAAATGATGAAATCGTGATCAGGATGGGAATCACCATGGGGATCGCCTGCCTGTTCTGGCCAATCTACTTCTTCCTGACTTTCGGTATTTTCCTGATGATGGTGATGTTCTCCAGTACCATTGTGCGAAGATACGCGGTAATTATGTATGGTTTACTATTGCCGATCGGTATTGTTGCGGTATATTATTACTGGCATGATGCTGGCGAGAATTTCTTCCACTTTTTTGTGGCCGCCAACCTGCGGGACCTTACGCCACATCTGAGTAACTTCCTGGAGTGGTTCAAGCTGTTGCCTTTCTTTGGGGTGTTGGCCGCCCTGTCGCTGTTAGGGCAATTTCGGGCATTAACGCACTGGCACTTCAATAACCGCCAGACGCTCGTAACCATCATGATCACCAGCTTGCTTGTCGTCTCCACAATCGTAACCTTTTTGTACAGCCCCAAGCAGCCATATATTTTCCTGATCTTGATTCCGTGGCTCAGTTTTTATGTCCCTTTCTTTTTGCTGAAAGTCAATAAAAAATGGTTTGCTGAATTGATCATGTTCACCTTTGTGGTCAGTTCCATTTTAATTCATTTTGGGATCCCCAAAGGAATATTGCCCGATTTGGAAAGAGAGAGTGTAGATTATGTGCTGAAAGCAGATACGCAAAACGTTTACTCGGGAAAAACAGTTTGGGTGATGGGTAACGACATGACTCCGTACCTGGGCGCCACAGCAGTGATGCCCTATGTTCGCTGGAAAGATTTAGAATATGACCTGAACAAGCCGACCGTCATGGCGCAACAACGGCTATTGCTCGGCTTTGGGCAACAGCCTCCGCAAGTCATTATTGATCAAAAAAATGCGATGCCGAAGCTCCTGGCTCAGTTACCGTATCTTAGAAATCAATATCACGCGACCGCAAACCAAATTTGGATAAAAAATTAA
- a CDS encoding methylglyoxal synthase has translation MATLGKYKNIALVAHDNRKKAMMDWAKKHKEKLGKHNIFATGTTGKLLEETLDIKVNRFFSGPLGGDQQIGAKIAEGEIDFLIFFWDPLEQQPHDPDIKALLRIAVVYNIPVASNIASADFLLSSPYFESEYAADAVDFDEYLNRTIE, from the coding sequence ATGGCAACATTAGGTAAGTATAAAAATATCGCCTTGGTGGCGCATGACAATCGCAAGAAAGCGATGATGGATTGGGCTAAAAAGCATAAAGAAAAATTGGGTAAGCATAATATCTTTGCTACTGGAACAACAGGAAAACTGCTCGAAGAGACGCTCGATATTAAAGTCAACCGATTCTTCAGCGGACCTTTAGGCGGTGACCAGCAGATTGGTGCTAAGATTGCTGAAGGAGAAATAGATTTTTTGATTTTCTTCTGGGATCCATTGGAGCAACAGCCTCACGATCCAGACATCAAAGCTTTATTGCGTATTGCAGTGGTATATAATATTCCTGTTGCAAGTAATATTGCTTCTGCGGATTTCTTATTGAGCTCTCCGTATTTTGAGTCGGAATATGCCGCTGATGCCGTTGATTTTGATGAGTACCTGAACCGTACGATTGAATAG
- a CDS encoding Lrp/AsnC family transcriptional regulator — protein MAYQQKFDNIDRKILEILQKSAKITNAQLSKEIGLSPAPTLERVKKLEQSGIIKSYHAKLDTEKIGLGVATFLIINLKGHNKETYNKFMEHINEICEVVECHLITGSGEFLLKVITKDIASYQSLMLDRISAIPEVDNMQSMVVLSSLKDSKVMPIP, from the coding sequence ATGGCCTATCAACAAAAATTTGATAATATCGATCGTAAGATTTTAGAAATCTTGCAAAAAAGTGCCAAAATCACCAATGCTCAACTTTCGAAAGAAATTGGTTTATCGCCTGCGCCGACCTTGGAACGCGTAAAAAAACTTGAGCAATCTGGAATTATCAAGAGTTATCACGCCAAGCTGGATACTGAAAAAATCGGCCTGGGAGTGGCGACATTCCTGATTATTAATCTCAAAGGTCACAATAAAGAGACCTATAATAAGTTCATGGAACATATTAATGAGATCTGTGAGGTTGTAGAATGCCATCTGATTACTGGTTCAGGAGAGTTCCTCCTTAAGGTAATCACCAAAGATATCGCTTCTTATCAGTCATTGATGCTCGACAGAATCTCGGCGATTCCAGAGGTGGACAATATGCAGTCAATGGTCGTATTGTCAAGCTTAAAAGACAGTAAAGTGATGCCAATTCCTTGA
- a CDS encoding phosphoribosyltransferase family protein: MATAKNKILDRQQVLQKIKRIAFEIYEQNYLEEAIYLAGIPQDGYAFAEMLRAELKNITDIPVELIKINVDKKNLMKEITLDKAADSLTDKTIIIVDDVMNTGKTFFYALQPFMTVPLKKLQTAVLVNRSHTVYPVAVNFSGYELSTVLSEHIEVDLTKDKESVYLF; the protein is encoded by the coding sequence ATGGCTACTGCAAAGAACAAAATCCTGGATCGTCAACAAGTCCTTCAAAAAATCAAACGGATCGCTTTTGAAATTTACGAACAAAACTACCTCGAAGAGGCGATCTACCTTGCGGGAATCCCTCAGGACGGATATGCTTTTGCTGAAATGTTACGGGCAGAGCTGAAAAACATCACTGACATCCCTGTAGAGCTGATCAAGATTAATGTCGATAAGAAAAACCTGATGAAGGAAATCACCCTCGACAAAGCCGCAGATTCCCTGACTGATAAAACAATTATCATAGTGGATGATGTTATGAATACGGGAAAGACTTTCTTTTATGCACTTCAGCCTTTTATGACAGTCCCATTGAAAAAACTACAAACCGCCGTACTGGTCAATAGAAGCCATACGGTTTATCCTGTAGCGGTAAATTTTTCAGGATATGAGTTATCGACGGTACTTTCTGAACATATTGAGGTAGATTTAACGAAAGACAAAGAATCGGTCTATTTATTTTAG
- a CDS encoding DEAD/DEAH box helicase, protein MKVAIDQPFKLIYSLFEHEYLGYLFESFVVQVDHKNQLTLSYQNISSQNAPEFAKGLDRRDYELIDIIDSMQQDAIMRRYSKKHTSLSDFFVKQYKEDKGGIKEQIDLYLEKQRALLLSKLVGKPIYEMGKDGYPADGELHWAPEKATLRFHFYQNFGHIRYFPIVYCEGDQVQFKQNNSFLLCDDPAWLVANKTVYHFKLPVDGRKLKPFLNKHYIKIDDAIKGNYFRKFVKPMVATFNVKSDVFQVFTEEKSPKPLLRYHEIVPESTESKAEAMISLKLDFAYGDYIFDGGEFHPFGVEMQEAQGQFTFFRIKRNLAQENNFKKQLRELSGEEHTEWVAPLAEGMAWLNNNHSYLEDKQFVFLQEAQENGRSFFVGESKFELEINENIDWFDINANIYFGKYKISIKELRHAMRKDGMINLPNGELALVPTEWYTKYADLVGFLEEHPDDQEGFILKKHHLTLVEALEEEHSAKVAMDEKLQRLKDFDKIENYSLPEGFKGELRPYQHAGYNWMRFLAQYNFGGCLADDMGLGKTVQTLALLQANKEGASQGTSLLAMPTSLIYNWEIEAKKFTPDLKVFIYTGTNRDKDVAKFSQYDLILTSYGIVRLDIDLLSKFYFNYVILDESQAIKNPGSNITQAVQQLNSKHRLILTGTPLENSTMDLWSQMSFVNPGLLGGQTFFKNEYLNPIEKKKDEAKTLKLNSLIKPFILRRHKSQVAKELPEKIVNVKFSTMSPEQKKCYDQVKSYYRDLIMGQIEMEGIKKSHFTLLQGLSKLRQIANHPALVEPNFSGESGKMNDMMTTLENGISEGHKILIFSQYVKHLSLVKNQLEAKNIDYAYLDGTTKDRQKAVDHFQQNEEIQVFLISLKAGGVGLNLTKADYVFILDPWWNPAIEQQAVDRAHRIGQKNKVFTYKFIGKGTVEEKILALQQNKKQLADALITTEEHFVKELTPHDIESLLS, encoded by the coding sequence ATGAAAGTAGCCATTGATCAGCCGTTTAAGCTCATCTATTCCCTATTTGAACATGAATACCTCGGGTACCTTTTTGAGTCTTTTGTGGTGCAAGTAGACCATAAAAACCAGCTGACCCTGAGTTATCAAAATATATCCTCACAAAATGCCCCTGAGTTTGCCAAGGGACTTGATCGCCGTGACTATGAATTGATAGACATTATTGATTCTATGCAACAGGACGCCATCATGCGAAGGTATTCTAAAAAGCATACAAGCCTGAGCGATTTTTTTGTAAAGCAGTACAAAGAGGACAAAGGGGGAATCAAGGAACAGATTGATCTCTACCTGGAAAAGCAACGTGCCCTGCTCCTGAGTAAGCTGGTCGGTAAGCCAATTTATGAAATGGGCAAAGACGGCTACCCCGCTGATGGAGAATTGCATTGGGCGCCCGAAAAAGCCACCTTACGCTTTCATTTCTATCAGAATTTTGGACACATCCGCTATTTCCCTATTGTGTATTGCGAAGGGGATCAGGTACAGTTCAAGCAAAACAACTCCTTTTTGCTCTGCGATGACCCAGCCTGGCTGGTGGCCAATAAAACAGTATATCACTTCAAACTTCCTGTTGATGGCCGTAAGCTGAAACCATTCCTGAATAAGCACTACATCAAGATTGATGATGCCATCAAGGGGAATTATTTCAGAAAGTTCGTTAAGCCGATGGTGGCGACCTTCAATGTAAAATCAGATGTTTTTCAGGTTTTTACGGAAGAGAAAAGTCCGAAGCCATTGCTGCGTTACCATGAAATTGTACCTGAATCTACAGAAAGCAAAGCCGAGGCGATGATCTCGTTGAAGCTTGATTTTGCTTACGGTGACTATATTTTCGATGGCGGAGAGTTTCACCCTTTTGGGGTGGAAATGCAGGAAGCACAAGGGCAGTTTACTTTCTTCAGAATTAAAAGAAATTTAGCACAGGAGAATAATTTTAAAAAACAGCTTCGGGAACTTTCTGGAGAAGAGCATACCGAATGGGTAGCGCCTCTGGCGGAAGGAATGGCGTGGCTGAACAACAACCACAGCTATTTGGAAGACAAACAGTTTGTATTCCTTCAGGAAGCGCAGGAAAATGGCCGCAGCTTCTTTGTTGGAGAATCCAAATTTGAGCTGGAGATCAATGAAAACATTGACTGGTTTGATATCAATGCCAATATCTATTTTGGGAAGTATAAAATCAGCATTAAGGAGCTTCGCCATGCCATGCGCAAAGATGGGATGATCAACCTGCCCAATGGCGAACTGGCTTTGGTGCCTACTGAATGGTACACCAAATATGCAGACCTTGTCGGATTTCTCGAAGAGCACCCTGATGATCAAGAAGGCTTCATACTGAAGAAGCATCACCTGACCCTCGTTGAAGCTCTCGAAGAAGAACATTCGGCCAAGGTGGCTATGGATGAAAAGCTGCAGCGACTTAAAGACTTTGATAAAATTGAAAATTATTCCCTGCCCGAGGGCTTTAAGGGAGAGCTTAGGCCATACCAGCATGCAGGTTACAACTGGATGCGCTTTTTAGCGCAATACAACTTCGGTGGTTGCCTTGCAGATGATATGGGGCTTGGGAAGACCGTTCAGACTTTGGCTCTGTTACAAGCCAATAAAGAGGGTGCCAGCCAAGGGACTTCCCTACTTGCCATGCCTACTTCCCTGATTTATAACTGGGAAATTGAAGCTAAGAAGTTTACCCCAGACCTGAAGGTTTTCATTTATACAGGAACAAATCGGGATAAGGATGTCGCAAAGTTCAGTCAGTACGATTTAATCCTGACCTCCTATGGAATTGTCCGTCTTGATATTGATTTGCTGTCGAAATTCTATTTCAACTATGTGATTCTCGATGAATCGCAGGCCATTAAGAATCCAGGCTCGAACATCACCCAAGCTGTTCAGCAATTGAATTCCAAGCATCGCCTGATCCTGACGGGAACACCGCTGGAAAATAGTACAATGGATTTATGGTCGCAGATGTCCTTTGTAAATCCTGGCTTGCTGGGCGGGCAGACGTTCTTCAAAAACGAATACCTTAACCCTATTGAGAAGAAGAAGGATGAGGCCAAGACGCTCAAGCTGAACAGTCTTATTAAGCCTTTTATTCTCCGCCGACATAAATCGCAGGTGGCTAAAGAATTGCCAGAGAAAATTGTGAATGTGAAGTTCTCGACCATGTCGCCTGAGCAAAAGAAATGCTATGATCAGGTGAAGAGTTATTACCGTGACCTGATCATGGGACAGATAGAAATGGAGGGCATCAAGAAATCTCACTTTACCCTTTTGCAGGGCTTGTCGAAGCTACGGCAAATTGCCAATCACCCTGCGCTGGTGGAACCCAACTTTTCTGGGGAATCGGGGAAAATGAACGATATGATGACCACTTTGGAGAATGGTATTTCTGAAGGACACAAAATTTTGATTTTCAGCCAGTATGTGAAGCACCTGAGCCTGGTGAAAAATCAGCTCGAAGCCAAAAATATTGATTACGCTTACCTGGATGGTACCACGAAGGATCGCCAAAAGGCGGTAGATCATTTTCAGCAAAATGAGGAGATACAGGTATTCCTGATTTCTCTGAAGGCAGGAGGTGTAGGCCTGAACCTGACCAAGGCAGATTATGTGTTTATCCTTGACCCCTGGTGGAACCCTGCAATTGAACAGCAGGCCGTTGACAGGGCGCACCGTATTGGGCAAAAGAATAAGGTCTTTACCTACAAATTTATTGGTAAAGGAACGGTGGAGGAAAAGATTTTGGCACTTCAGCAGAATAAAAAACAGCTTGCAGATGCTTTAATCACCACGGAGGAACACTTTGTGAAAGAACTGACGCCCCATGATATTGAATCGTTGCTGAGTTAA
- a CDS encoding HAMP domain-containing sensor histidine kinase: MPYSNLKLSSGTNSEPSEGNDEPVISIKAKRSLLLKEADLARVTCRLSTGNIIRYTDVFSNIVGTEPYDEGNLFSFFANTDDIKDVKQLLHKNLPVSQREIQLVRPSNGQLVWVNLTAVPSASSDVFNVILRDISQQQENLAELQRVNQELDNFVYHSSHDLRSPLRSILGLVQILKLDSDPKERNKCLDLIEDSVDRLDVIVTEMLSLSRNRNINDPIQSINTMVEINNAIEHFYTEYKDQGLFFKTDIRQAVPFFSDMARVRIIINNLISNAIKFKDPQKDAPIVSIAVRCTAQQFTLIVKDNGIGIPEDKHESIFEMFVRVNERSGSGLGLYTVKHVIEKLEGTINVQSAVGEGTTITVELPNELLNLAPQIK, from the coding sequence ATGCCTTATTCTAATTTAAAGTTATCTTCTGGAACAAACTCTGAACCCTCGGAGGGTAATGATGAACCTGTGATTTCTATTAAGGCGAAAAGAAGTCTGTTACTCAAAGAAGCTGATTTGGCAAGAGTAACCTGCAGGCTCAGTACAGGAAACATCATCAGATACACCGATGTGTTCAGTAACATTGTAGGCACCGAGCCCTATGATGAAGGCAACCTGTTCAGCTTTTTTGCAAATACCGACGACATCAAGGACGTTAAGCAACTTCTGCATAAAAACCTGCCTGTTTCTCAAAGGGAAATTCAGTTGGTTCGCCCCTCCAATGGGCAACTCGTATGGGTAAACCTAACGGCTGTGCCGTCAGCATCAAGCGATGTGTTTAATGTCATCCTTCGGGATATTTCCCAGCAACAGGAAAATCTGGCGGAATTACAGCGGGTAAATCAAGAACTTGACAACTTTGTTTATCATTCTTCTCATGATTTAAGATCTCCTTTGCGGTCTATCTTAGGATTGGTACAAATCTTGAAGTTAGATTCTGATCCAAAGGAACGTAATAAATGCCTCGATCTGATCGAGGACAGTGTGGATCGTCTGGATGTGATTGTCACCGAAATGTTGAGCCTGTCGAGGAATCGTAATATTAACGATCCAATACAGTCGATCAATACAATGGTGGAGATCAACAATGCCATCGAGCACTTCTACACAGAATACAAAGACCAAGGATTATTTTTTAAGACTGATATTCGCCAAGCGGTGCCGTTCTTTTCAGACATGGCGCGTGTAAGGATTATCATCAACAACCTCATTTCCAACGCAATCAAATTTAAAGACCCGCAAAAGGATGCACCGATTGTTTCGATAGCGGTTCGTTGCACGGCTCAGCAATTTACGCTGATCGTCAAAGATAACGGTATCGGCATTCCTGAAGACAAGCACGAATCAATATTCGAGATGTTTGTCCGAGTGAATGAACGCAGTGGCTCAGGCCTGGGGCTTTATACCGTAAAACATGTAATTGAAAAGTTGGAGGGTACCATTAACGTTCAGTCTGCCGTTGGAGAAGGAACAACGATAACGGTGGAATTACCTAATGAATTGCTTAATTTGGCTCCCCAGATAAAATAG
- a CDS encoding porin family protein: MKKNWILLLATLFLSVQAMAQDNTDANQAVTNNINVTQKTPRPNLPGSFLVQFGFNNTAGGDNAFRLNWWQSKFFNTYYMYPMPLTEKISFNAGLGISINNWAFQDQVGITTDRSNTGEQVTVISDNATDFPFANMSQIKKSKLTVTYLDLPLEFRYTSKGADGNRGFRFAAGGKVGYRLGGGNSKQTLKIDGDKKIYKAKEDFFLNDWRYGLTSSIGYSWFNVSFYYGLSDIFQSNKLRSNGDLTPSGAIDTGNPYEIGITLDLF; this comes from the coding sequence ATGAAAAAAAACTGGATATTACTCCTTGCTACCTTGTTCCTTTCAGTTCAGGCCATGGCGCAAGACAATACAGATGCTAACCAAGCAGTAACAAACAATATTAATGTTACCCAAAAAACACCTCGCCCAAACCTACCAGGTTCTTTTTTGGTACAATTTGGTTTCAATAATACCGCTGGAGGCGACAACGCCTTCCGTCTTAATTGGTGGCAATCGAAATTTTTCAATACCTACTATATGTACCCAATGCCATTGACAGAGAAAATCTCTTTCAATGCTGGACTCGGAATCAGTATCAACAACTGGGCTTTTCAGGATCAGGTAGGAATCACTACTGACCGATCAAATACAGGAGAGCAGGTAACCGTTATTTCTGACAATGCGACTGATTTTCCATTCGCAAACATGTCGCAGATCAAAAAATCGAAACTAACGGTAACTTACCTTGATTTACCTTTAGAGTTCCGATATACTTCCAAAGGAGCTGACGGCAACCGTGGTTTCCGTTTTGCCGCTGGGGGAAAAGTAGGCTACCGCTTGGGCGGAGGAAATTCCAAGCAGACCCTCAAAATTGATGGCGACAAAAAAATCTATAAAGCCAAAGAAGATTTCTTCCTGAATGACTGGCGCTACGGGCTAACCTCAAGCATTGGTTACTCTTGGTTCAACGTTTCATTCTACTATGGTTTGAGTGATATCTTCCAATCCAATAAACTCAGAAGCAATGGCGATTTAACCCCTTCTGGCGCTATTGATACTGGAAATCCTTATGAGATTGGGATTACTTTGGATTTATTCTAA
- the panB gene encoding 3-methyl-2-oxobutanoate hydroxymethyltransferase: MSVHKKEVKKKVTTHSLLKLKQKGEKISMLTAYDYSMAKIIDGAGIDIILVGDSASNVMAGNETTLPITLDHMIYHASSVVKAVETALVVVDIPFGSYQGDSHKALDSAIRIMKETGGHAVKMEGGAEIKNSIERILSAGVPVMGHLGLMPQSIYKYGTYAVRAKQEEEANKLIEDAKLLEELGCFAMVLEKIPAELAKRVAEAVSIPVIGIGAGQDVDGQVLVMHDMLGINNDFAPRFLRKYANLHEIITDAVGSYIEDVKGRDFPNEKECY, translated from the coding sequence ATGTCGGTTCATAAAAAAGAAGTCAAGAAAAAAGTAACGACACACAGCTTACTTAAATTAAAGCAAAAAGGAGAGAAGATCTCTATGCTTACTGCCTACGATTACTCTATGGCAAAAATTATTGATGGTGCTGGTATTGACATCATTCTGGTAGGGGATTCTGCCTCCAATGTAATGGCAGGTAACGAAACAACTTTGCCGATCACGCTCGATCACATGATCTACCATGCAAGCTCAGTGGTGAAAGCCGTAGAAACAGCCTTGGTTGTGGTGGATATTCCTTTTGGTTCTTACCAGGGAGATTCCCATAAAGCGCTGGATTCTGCCATTCGCATTATGAAAGAAACTGGTGGGCATGCTGTCAAGATGGAAGGTGGTGCTGAAATCAAAAATTCTATTGAGCGTATTCTGAGTGCTGGTGTTCCTGTAATGGGGCATTTAGGACTAATGCCACAATCGATTTATAAATATGGTACCTATGCCGTGCGTGCCAAGCAAGAGGAAGAAGCGAACAAGCTGATTGAAGACGCCAAATTACTCGAAGAGCTGGGTTGTTTTGCTATGGTTTTAGAGAAAATCCCTGCAGAACTTGCCAAGCGTGTTGCTGAGGCGGTTTCTATCCCTGTAATTGGTATTGGTGCTGGGCAGGATGTTGACGGACAAGTATTGGTGATGCACGATATGCTCGGCATTAACAATGATTTTGCCCCTCGTTTCTTACGTAAATATGCAAACCTTCACGAGATCATCACTGATGCGGTAGGCAGTTATATTGAAGATGTAAAAGGACGTGATTTCCCGAATGAGAAAGAATGTTACTAA
- the rbfA gene encoding 30S ribosome-binding factor RbfA, which translates to MESKRQQKFSKMIQRELSDIFQKDMRHHFGNSFITVTDVEMSPDLSFAKIYLSFMMVEDKKGKLAEITDLKSEIRKHLGMRIGKIVRIIPSLAFFLDESLDHADRINQLLNSIEIPEDESDDRYKLGDYDFDKLEEDDD; encoded by the coding sequence ATGGAAAGTAAAAGACAACAGAAATTCTCGAAAATGATCCAACGGGAGTTGAGTGATATCTTCCAAAAAGACATGCGTCACCATTTTGGCAACTCATTCATTACTGTTACGGATGTAGAGATGAGTCCTGATTTGAGCTTCGCAAAAATCTACCTGAGCTTCATGATGGTGGAAGATAAAAAAGGAAAGCTGGCAGAAATTACAGACCTCAAGAGTGAAATTCGTAAGCACCTGGGCATGCGTATCGGGAAAATCGTTCGTATTATTCCATCGTTGGCTTTCTTCCTTGATGAAAGTCTGGACCATGCTGACCGCATCAATCAGTTGTTGAATAGTATTGAGATTCCTGAAGATGAAAGTGATGATCGCTACAAATTGGGCGATTATGATTTCGATAAACTGGAAGAGGACGACGACTGA